One genomic window of Vidua macroura isolate BioBank_ID:100142 chromosome 16, ASM2450914v1, whole genome shotgun sequence includes the following:
- the EEF2KMT gene encoding protein-lysine N-methyltransferase EEF2KMT isoform X2, with the protein MAEPRPGLALRFQRRFLAARPLRSLPWPELEQSLRTAPDSALLADILHKLESTAAEPLDELYEALAGVLKEEEESTHCYKNYLLPSGECVSLCESTALISGGTTGLLTWEAALHLAQWALQNPGLFRDRTILELGSGIGFTGIAICKTCQPRTFIFSDCHPRVLRQLRENIQLNGFVPEPDVTWSTQTESQGQEVEGQNCQNPKVIVAELDWGSVTEKQLLGLRADVVIAADVVYDPEIILALIGMLQKLSTSRADRKAPEVFIASTIRNPDTYQLFQAELDKAGIRWQVIPAHSSCNFLYDVQPDVTILQLFI; encoded by the exons ATGGCCGAGCCGCGGCCGGGGCTGGCGCTGCGCTTCCAGCGCCGCTTCCTGGCGGCGCGGCCGCTCCGCTCGCTGCCCTGGCCG GAACTCGAACAAAGCCTGCGGACTGCGCCGGACTCCGCGCTGCTGGCGGATATTCTGCACAAG CTTGAATCCACAGCAGCTGAACCCCTGGATGAACTCTATGAGGCACTGGCAGGTGTtctaaaagaagaagaagaatcaACTCACTGTTACAAAAACTATTTACTG CCCTCGGGGGAGTGTGTGAGCCTCTGCGAGAGCACAGCGCTGATCTCCGGGGGCACCACGGGGCTCCTCACGTGGGAGGCTGCCCTGCACCTGGCCCAGTGGGCACTGCAGAACCCCGGCCTCTTCAGGGACAG GACAATCCTGGAATTGGGGAGTGGGATTGGCTTCACTGGAATTGCCATCTGCAAGACCTGCCAACCCAGGACATTCATATTCAGTGACTGCCACCCCCGTGTTCTCAGACAGCTGAGGGAAAACATCCAGCTGAATGGCTTCGTCCCGGAGCCTGATGTGACCTGGAGCACCCAAACAGAGTCCCAAGGACAGGAGGTGGAAGGACAGAACTGCCAAAACCCAAAAGTGATTGTTGCTGAGCTTGACTGGGGCTCAGTGACAGAAAAACAACTGCTGGGTCTCAGAGCTGACGTTGTCATTGCAGCAG aCGTGGTGTATGATCCTGAGATAATTTTAGCCCTCATTGGGATGCTACAGAAACTCTCCACCTCCAGAGCAGACAGGAAAGCTCCTGAGGTGTTCATTGCCTCCACAATCCGAAATCCAGACACGTATCAGCTGTTCCAGGCTGAGCTCG ATAAAGCTGGGATCAGGTGGCAGGTGAttccagcccacagcagctgtaATTTTCTCTATGATGTGCAGCCAGATGTAACTATTCTACAGCTATTTATATAG
- the EEF2KMT gene encoding protein-lysine N-methyltransferase EEF2KMT isoform X1, with the protein MAEPRPGLALRFQRRFLAARPLRSLPWPELEQSLRTAPDSALLADILHKTILHPLCVKYPPSAKYRRCFLTELIKKLESTAAEPLDELYEALAGVLKEEEESTHCYKNYLLPSGECVSLCESTALISGGTTGLLTWEAALHLAQWALQNPGLFRDRTILELGSGIGFTGIAICKTCQPRTFIFSDCHPRVLRQLRENIQLNGFVPEPDVTWSTQTESQGQEVEGQNCQNPKVIVAELDWGSVTEKQLLGLRADVVIAADVVYDPEIILALIGMLQKLSTSRADRKAPEVFIASTIRNPDTYQLFQAELDKAGIRWQVIPAHSSCNFLYDVQPDVTILQLFI; encoded by the exons ATGGCCGAGCCGCGGCCGGGGCTGGCGCTGCGCTTCCAGCGCCGCTTCCTGGCGGCGCGGCCGCTCCGCTCGCTGCCCTGGCCG GAACTCGAACAAAGCCTGCGGACTGCGCCGGACTCCGCGCTGCTGGCGGATATTCTGCACAAG ACAATTCTTCACCCTCTGTGTGTGAAATATCCTCCTTCGGCCAAGTACAGGAGGTGCTTCCTGACTGAGCTCATCAAAAAG CTTGAATCCACAGCAGCTGAACCCCTGGATGAACTCTATGAGGCACTGGCAGGTGTtctaaaagaagaagaagaatcaACTCACTGTTACAAAAACTATTTACTG CCCTCGGGGGAGTGTGTGAGCCTCTGCGAGAGCACAGCGCTGATCTCCGGGGGCACCACGGGGCTCCTCACGTGGGAGGCTGCCCTGCACCTGGCCCAGTGGGCACTGCAGAACCCCGGCCTCTTCAGGGACAG GACAATCCTGGAATTGGGGAGTGGGATTGGCTTCACTGGAATTGCCATCTGCAAGACCTGCCAACCCAGGACATTCATATTCAGTGACTGCCACCCCCGTGTTCTCAGACAGCTGAGGGAAAACATCCAGCTGAATGGCTTCGTCCCGGAGCCTGATGTGACCTGGAGCACCCAAACAGAGTCCCAAGGACAGGAGGTGGAAGGACAGAACTGCCAAAACCCAAAAGTGATTGTTGCTGAGCTTGACTGGGGCTCAGTGACAGAAAAACAACTGCTGGGTCTCAGAGCTGACGTTGTCATTGCAGCAG aCGTGGTGTATGATCCTGAGATAATTTTAGCCCTCATTGGGATGCTACAGAAACTCTCCACCTCCAGAGCAGACAGGAAAGCTCCTGAGGTGTTCATTGCCTCCACAATCCGAAATCCAGACACGTATCAGCTGTTCCAGGCTGAGCTCG ATAAAGCTGGGATCAGGTGGCAGGTGAttccagcccacagcagctgtaATTTTCTCTATGATGTGCAGCCAGATGTAACTATTCTACAGCTATTTATATAG